One Brassica napus cultivar Da-Ae chromosome A5, Da-Ae, whole genome shotgun sequence DNA window includes the following coding sequences:
- the LOC106454522 gene encoding transcription factor bHLH106-like, with translation MQPESSDQMLYSFLSGNQISGGGYCGSDDYLSTMQSLCGSSSSTSSYYPLAISGIGETMAQDRALAALRNHKEAERRRRERINSHLNNLRNVLSCNSKTDKATLLAKVVQRVKELKQQTLEISESDQTLLPSETDEISVLHYGDYSNDGHIIFKASLCCDDRSDLLPDLMEILKSLHMKTLRAEMVTLGGRTRSVLVVAADKEMHGVESVHFLQNALKSLLERSSKSLMERSSGGERSKRRRALDQIIMV, from the exons ATGCAACCAGAGAGTTCAGATCAGATGTTGTACTCATTCCTCTCTGGAAACCAAATCTCCGGAGGTGGGTACTGCGGCTCAGACGACTACTTGTCGACTATGCAGAGCTTATGCGGGTCATCTTCGTCTACGTCCTCTTATTACCCACTAGCGATCTCTGGCATCGGAGAAACGATGGCTCAAGACAGAGCTCTTGCTGCTTTGAGGAATCACAAAGAAGCTgagcgaagaagaagagagagaatcaATTCTCATCTCAACAACCTGCGTAACGTACTCTCTTGCAACTCCAAG ACTGATAAAGCCACACTACTCGCCAAAGTGGTTCAACGAGTCAAAGAACTTAAACAACAAACCCTAGAGATATCCGAATCCGACCAAACTCTTTTACCTTCAGAGACCGACGAGATTAGCGTTCTACACTATGGAGACTACTCAAACGATGGTCATATAATATTCAAAGCCTCTTTATGTTGTGACGACAGATCAGATCTCTTGCCTGACCTTATGGAGATACTTAAGTCTCTTCACATGAAGACTCTTCGAGCTGAGATGGTTACTCTTGGTGGTCGGACAAGAAGTGTTCTTGTTGTAGCTGCCGACAAAGAGATGCACGGGGTCGAATCTGTGCATTTCTTACAAAATGCTCTTAAGTCGCTACTCGAGCGGTCGAGCAAGTCGCTGATGGAACGTAGTTCTGGTGGAGAACGGTCAAAACGCCGTCGTGCGCTGGATCAAATCATAATGGTGTGA
- the LOC106450681 gene encoding pentatricopeptide repeat-containing protein At2g41080-like, with product MQHQVSSFLRPLSSDSSTTIASLCSKRNFREAFRRFGLNIFSNTSLFTPFIKSLAFTQSLPSTKQLHCLLVVSGFSSDKFICNHLMTLYSKLGAFPSAVALYDRMNKKHYMSSNIIINGYVKEGDLVSARKVFDEMSDGRKVTTWNAMIAGLIQYECNEEGLKLFREMHELGFSPDEYTLGSVFSGCAGLRSVFIGQQAHGYMVKYGLELDSVVSSSLAHMYMRNGKLRDGLSVIRSMPVRTLVAWNTLLSGYAQEGCPETVLCEYKKMKISGYRPDQITFVTVLSSCSDLAIRGQGQQVHAEAVKIGASSVVAVVSSLISMYSKCGCLEDAAKAFSERGDEDEVMWSSMISAYGFHGRGEEAIKLFNTMVEETEMEINEVTFLNLLYACSHSGLRDKGLELFDMMVEKYGFKPSLRHYTCVVDLLGRAGDLDQAEAKIRSMPMKPDAVIWKTLLSACSVHKNAETAQRAFEEILKIDPNDSSCYVLLANVHASAKRWRDVSEVRKSMRDRDVKKEPGVSWFEHKGEVYRFKMGDRSQSQSKEIYSYLKELTLEMKVKGYKPDTASVLHDMDDEEKESDLVQHSEKLAVAFALMVLPEGVPIRIIKTLRVCGDCHVAFKYISVIKNREITLRDGSRFHHFVNGKCSCDDYW from the coding sequence ATGCAACACCAAGTATCCTCCTTTCTCCGTCCACTATCATCAGATTCTTCAACCACCATAGCCAGTCTATGCTCAAAGCGTAACTTCCGAGAAGCTTTCCGCAGATTCGGACTCAACATCTTCTCAAACACATCTCTCTTCACCCCATTCATCAAATCACTCGCCTTTACGCAATCCCTCCCGTCTACGAAACAGCTCCATTGCCTCCTCGTCGTCTCCGGATTCTCCTCGGACAAGTTCATATGCAACCACCTCATGACCCTCTACTCCAAGCTCGGAGCTTTCCCTTCCGCCGTGGCGTTATACGATCGCATGAACAAGAAGCATTACATGTCATCTAACATTATAATCAACGGCTATGTAAAGGAAGGTGATTTGGTTAGTGCgcggaaggtgttcgatgaaatgtctgacGGAAGAAAAGTCACAACTTGGAACGCGATGATCGCGGGTTTGATTCAGTACGAGTGCAACGAAGAGGGTTTAAAATTGTTTAGAGAGATGCATGAGTTAGGGTTTTCGCCTGATGAGTATACTCTCGGTAGTGTCTTTAGCGGATGCGCTGGGTTGAGGTCTGTGTTCATAGGTCAGCAGGCTCATGGCTATATGGTTAAGTACGGGCTTGAGTTGGATTCAGTAGTTAGCAGTTCGTTGGCTCATATGTATATGAGAAATGGGAAGTTGCGAGATGGGCTAAGTGTGATTAGGTCGATGCCTGTTCGTACTTTGGTTGCGTGGAACACACTCCTCTCGGGTTACGCTCAAGAGGGGTGTCCTGAAACTGTTCTTTGTGAGTATAAGAAGATGAAAATCTCTGGTTATAGACCGGACCAGATCACTTTTGTAACCGTGCTTAGTTCTTGTTCTGATTTAGCGATTAGAGGTCAAGGTCAGCAGGTTCACGCGGAAGCTGTCAAGATCGGGGCTAGCTCGGTGGTAGCTGTGGTGAGTTCTTTGATCAGCATGTATTCGAAATGCGGGTGTCTCGAAGACGCGGCGAAAGCTTTCTCAGAACGTGGAGATGAAGATGAAGTGATGTGGAGCTCGATGATCTCTGCTTATGGGTTTCACGGACGAGGGGAAGAGGCTATCAAGCTGTTTAATACCATGGTGGAGGAGACGGAGATGGAGATCAACGAGGTCACGTTTCTCAACTTGCTTTACGCGTGTAGCCATTCTGGTTTGAGAGACAAAGGGCTTGAGTTGTTTGACATGATGGTTGAAAAGTACGGGTTCAAGCCCAGCTTGAGGCACTACACTTGCGTGGTGGACTTACTCGGTCGAGCAGGGGATTTGGATCAAGCCGAGGCTAAGATAAGGTCCATGCCGATGAAACCAGACGCTGTTATATGGAAAACGTTGTTGTCTGCGTGCAGCGTACACAAGAACGCAGAGACGGCGCAGAGAGCCTTCGAAGAGATTCTCAAGATTGACCCTAACGACTCTTCTTGTTACGTCCTCCTTGCGAACGTTCACGCCTCGGCTAAGAGGTGGCGTGACGTCTCGGAGGTGAGGAAGTCAATGAGAGATAGGGACGTGAAGAAAGAGCCTGGAGTCAGCTGGTTTGAACACAAAGGTGAAGTGTACCGGTTCAAGATGGGAGATCGTTCTCAGTCTCAATCGAAAGAGATTTATTCATACCTCAAAGAGCTGACTCTCGAGATGAAGGTGAAAGGATACAAGCCTGATACAGCTTCGGTGTTGCACGATATGGATGACGAGGAGAAAGAGTCGGACTTGGTGCAGCACAGCGAGAAGCTAGCGGTTGCGTTTGCGCTCATGGTGTTACCTGAAGGTGTGCCGATTAGAATAATCAAGACCTTGCGGGTTTGTGGAGATTGCCATGTTGCTTTCAAGTATATATCGGTGATTAAAAACCGAGAGATCACGTTGAGAGATGGTAGTAGATTCCATCATTTCGTTAACGGGAAGTGTTCTTGTGATGATTATTGGTAA
- the LOC106454523 gene encoding probable protein S-acyltransferase 2, giving the protein MGRKKSSHVHSAPSDDDDNNMYSKDSKPKRIYQLWPGNNKFYCGGRLVFGPDASSLLLTTAMIGAPAVTFSIRMAFMIGKRYPLFHTLVLMGSLLLTVLDFTFLFLTSSRDPGIIPRNKDAPEGEGLHKITQSSEWVNNKLGSTKLPRTKDVLVNGYTVKVKFCDTCLLYRPPRASHCSICNNCVQRFDHHCPWVGQCIALRNYPYFICFISTSTLLCLYVFVFSWVSMLEAHGKMLLMIITDDAIFIVLIVYCFVVVWFVGGLTVFHLYLICTNQTTYENFRYRYDKKENPYGKGLFKNLYELFFAKIPPPVINFRDWVPEEPDVEVGSIASELDRAFGPRGENKHDMDMEIGDWKASKGGLVLQTLEYDNNNKIEETVKKKGLSDGTAETNTMFDVRSR; this is encoded by the exons ATGGGGAGGAAGAAAAGCAGTCATGTCCATAGTGCTCCTTCTGACGACGACGACAACAACATGTATTCTAAAGATTCTAAACCCAAGAGGATCTACCAACTCTGGCCTGGCAACAAT aaattttattgtGGAGGGAGACTAGTCTTTGGTCCAGATGCATCTTCACTTCTTCTGACCACAGCTATGATTGGAGCTCCTGCTGTCACTTTCTCCATCCGAATGGCTTTCATGATCGGCAAGCGCTATCCTTTGTTCCACACTCTTGTCTTGATGGGTTCCCTTTTGCTCACTGTCTTG GACTTCACGTTTCTCTTCTTAACTTCATCGAGAGACCCAGGGATCATCCCAAGGAACAAAGACGCACCTGAAGGAGAAGGGCTTCATAAGATCACTCAGTCCTCAGAGTGGGTAAACAACAAGCTCGGTAGCACAAAGTTACCTCGAACCAAAGATGTGTTGGTGAATGGATACACTGTCAAAGTTAAGTTCTGTGACACTTGTTTGCTTTACCGTCCTCCTCGCGCCTCTCACTGCTCCATCTGCAACAACTGTGTCCAAAGATTTGATCATCATTGTCCATGGGTGGGCCAGTGCATCGCTTTA AGAAACTATCCTTACTTCATTTGTTTCATATCAACATCGACACTCCTCTGCTTGTACGTCTTTGTCTTCTCATGGGTCAGCATGCTTGAGGCACACGGCAAGATGTTGTTAATGATTATTACGGATGACGCAATATTTATTGTTCTCATTGTCTACTGCTTCGTTGTTGTCTGGTTTGTTGGTGGACTCACTGTGTTTCACCTCTATCTCATCTGCACCAATCAG ACAACTTATGAGAATTTTCGATACCGATATGACAAGAAAGAGAATCCTTACGGAAAAGGTCTATTCAAGAACCTATACGAGTTGTTCTTTGCTAAGATCCCACCTCCAGTGATCAACTTCAGAGACTGGGTTCCAGAGGAACCTGACGTGGAGGTTGGTTCCATTGCATCAGAGCTAGACAGAGCCTTTGGACCAcggggagaaaataaacatgaTATGGATATGGAAATTGGAGATTGGAAAGCTAGCAAGGGAGGTTTGGTTCTCCAGACACTGGAGtatgacaacaacaacaaaattgaagagactgttaagaagaaaGGTTTAAGTGATGGAACTGCAGAGACCAACACAATGTTTGATGTGAGATCGAGATAA
- the LOC125575608 gene encoding uncharacterized protein LOC125575608: protein MMFLHSSVRHGLSLSLGVISVISWGVAEIPQIMTNYCEKSTEGLSIAFLTTWIIGDIFNLLGCLMEPATLPTQFYMALLYTVTTSVLFVQSIYYGHIYPRLKNKRNQMVEAERISNICSDAKIPSRWRNSCSDATTPCGVQTTPITMIPGSHRTSFTGRELFYTSARSLSSSHTPPAGSVLAQRMARGQSEPTLEEPLLPDDATFPSMPPSTKSLLCVVSVFMFLGTFNISSLLSEPRTMALGESDRVFVVRAARKLLQVTSGNLAEHSGGENSRIGMWLGWAMAFIYMGGRLPQICLNMRRGHVEGLNPLMFFFALVGNMTYVGSILVASVEWSKIAPNLPWLVDAGGCVILDFLILLQFFHFRCRKDTDSEKKYETAEAV from the exons ATGATGTTTTTACACAGCAGTGTTAGACATGGATTGTCATTGTCTCTTGGTGTCATCAGTGTTATCAGTTGGGGTGTGGCCGAGATACCACAGATTATGACTAATTACTGTGAGAAATCCACTGAAGGTCTCTCTATTGCCTTCTTAACAACCTGGATCATTGG AGATATCTTCAATCTTCTTGGCTGCTTGATGGAACCAGCTACT CTTCCAACACAGTTCTACATGGCATTG TTGTATACAGTGACTACATCAGTTCTCTTTGTCCAATCTATCTATTACGGCCATATCTACCCACGGTTGAAGAACAAAAGAAACCAGATG GTTGAAGCAGAACGGATATCAAACATATGCAGTGATGCGAAGATTCCGAGTAGATGGAGGAATAGCTGCTCTGATGCTACTACTCCTTGTGGCGTTCAGACCACACCTATCACCATGATTCCTGGGAGTCACCGGACTAGTTTCACCGGAAGAGAACTATTCTACAC GTCGGCAAGATCTTTGTCGAGTAGTCATACACCACCAGCTGGATCTGTACTAGCTCAGAGAATGGCTCGTGGTCAAAGTGAACCAACTCTTGAAGAGCCTTTGCTTCCTGATGACGCCACGTTTCCTTCAATGCCTCCTTCCACCAAATCATTGTTATGCGTG GTCTCAGTGTTCATGTTTCTTGGAACATTCAACATCTCTAGCTTGCTTAGTGAACCAAGAACTATGGCTTTAGGAGAGAGTGATCGAGTATTTGTGGTTCGAGCAGCAAGAAAGCTTTTGCAG GTAACTAGTGGGAACTTAGCAGAACATAGCGGTGGAGAGAACAGCAGGATTGGGATGTGGTTGGGTTGGGCAATGGCATTCATCTACATGGGTGGAAGGCTTCCTCAGATATGTCTTAATATGAGGAGAGGACATGTTGAAGGATTGAATCCATTGATGTTCTTCTTTGCATTAGTTGGGAACATGACTTATGTAGGAAG CATCCTTGTGGCCAGTGTTGAATGGTCAAAGATTGCACCGAATCTACCATGGCTTGTTGATGCAGGAGGATGTGTTATTCTCGATTTTCTT attctgCTTCAGTTTTTCCACTTCCGGTGTCGCAAAGACACAGATTCTGAGAAGAAGTATGAAACAGCAGAAGCTGTTTAA
- the LOC106450548 gene encoding uncharacterized protein LOC106450548, with amino-acid sequence MKGKSPDLESTGSGTTTKRSSVSSGSRSRTRREFLTRFTNSEHFTDKLQDWFSLSLQNSESNEPVFDPPFELVELQKFDYALEGVSFQQLTRMPNAVYASTSASMEANAYLAIEDFLHATVKTLWEAFWSQEDEPVPFSVGCLYNQNLKFYQAEQALALGKLEDLSATGVLLKNPRHPHGKWDHILELALLRPDIESDHHQPSLPLLGEALFYALRILIARSVSRLDFSQSSNCVFILVADTQYGCVVKVEGDVSKLDFDVNSVYDCAAEWIKNHSKISVSPVDRIWNKLGNANWGDIGTLQVVFATYHSIMQFFGPPRHSIEDLAADHTSRLHSRRQERHLGEDTSLNGNGAFRSPEIVEVQEEQEERGESMKLEVGSVLWLEDSNYQKGYQISHMSLPHHIASPVEDDDDSGRAVFLYVGSPPSQLEPAWEDMNLWYQVQRQTKVLSVMKQRGLSSKYLPELHGSGRVIHPGQCQKPSSGGRCDHPWCGTPILATIPVGETVADLVNEGMFGPEEAIRCCHDCLSALSSSSSGGIRHGDIRPENVVYVTSGVRLPYFVLIGWGHAVLEERDRPAMNLHFSSTYALQEGKLCAASDAESLIYMLYFCCGGDLPDLDSVEGALQWRETSWSKRLIQQKLGDVSTILKAFSDYVDSLCGTPYPLDCDIWLRRLKRNLSEDHGKDIETSG; translated from the exons ATGAAAG GTAAATCACCAGACCTTGAATCCACCGGGTCTGGCACAACTACAAAGCGATCAAGCGTCTCATCAGGAAGCCGATCTCGCACCCGACGAGAGTTCCTCACCAGGTTCACCAACAGCGAGCATTTCACCGACAAGCTCCAAGACTGGTTCTCTCTATCACTACAAAACTCAGAGAGCAATGAACCGGTTTTCGACCCTCCTTTTGAGCTCGTGGAGCTGCAAAAATTCGACTACGCGCTGGAAGGAGTCTCCTTCCAGCAGCTAACTCGAATGCCAAACGCCGTTTACGCTTCAACCTCAGCTTCCATGGAGGCAAATGCATATCTAGCAATAGAAGACTTCTTGCACGCTACTGTCAAGACCCTGTGGGAAGCGTTTTGGAGCCAGGAGGACGAGCCTGTTCCTTTCTCCGTGGGTTGTCTCTACAATCAGAATCTTAAGTTTTACCAAGCTGAGCAAGCGTTAGCTCTCGGGAAGCTCGAGGATCTTTCAGCAACCGGCGTTCTGTTAAAAAACCCACGTCATCCGCAcgggaagtgggatcacattcTCGAGCTCGCTCTCCTAAGACCTGACATTGAGAGCGATCATCATCAGCCTTCGTTACCTCTCTTAGGGGAGGCTCTTTTCTATGCTTTGCGTATACTCATAGCGAGAAGCGTCAGCCGTTTGGATTTCTCTCAAAGCTCAAACTGTGTCTTCATCCTCGTGGCTGATACGCAGTACGGCTGCGTAGTGAAAGTGGAAGGGGACGTGAGTAAACTCGACTTCGACGTGAACAGTGTTTATGACTGCGCTGCGGAGTGGATTAAAAACCATTCCAAGATCTCAGTGTCGCCGGTTGACAGGATATGGAACAAGCTGGGGAATGCAAACTGGGGAGACATTGGTACTTTGCAGGTAGTCTTTGCTACGTACCACAGTATAATGCAGTTCTTTGGACCGCCTAGGCACTCTATTGAAGACTTAGCCGCTGATCACACCTCTCGCCTTCACTCAAGAAGACAGGAGAGGCACTTGGGGGAGGATACTAGCCTCAACGGAAACGGTGCGTTTAGGTCTCCTGAAATCGTCGaagttcaagaagaacaagaagagcgTGGAGAGTCTATGAAGCTTGAAGTTGGATCTGTTCTGTGGTTGGAGGATTCAAACTACCAAAAAGGCTATCAGATTAGCCACATGTCTCTTCCTCATCACATTGCATCACCAGTGGAGGATGATGACGACTCAGGAAGGGCTGTGTTTCTCTACGTTGGCTCTCCTCCTTCACAGCTTGAGCCTGCTTGGGAAGACATGAACTTATGGTACCAAGTGCAAAGACAGACTAAAGTATTAAGCGTTATGAAGCAGAGAGGGCTCTCTAGCAAGTACTTGCCGGAGCTCCACGGCTCTGGTCGGGTAATTCACCCGGGGCAATGCCAGAAACCGAGCTCAGGTGGACGTTGTGATCATCCTTGGTGCGGAACTCCCATCCTTGCGACCATTCCTGTCGGCGAGACGGTCGCTGACTTAGTGAATGAAGGCATGTTTGGACCAGAAGAAGCTATCAGATGCTGCCATGATTGTTTATCTGCgctctcctcctcttcttcaggTGGGATTCGCCACGGCGATATCCGACCGGAGAATGTGGTTTATGTTACATCTGGTGTGAGGCTACCTTACTTTGTATTAATAGGTTGGGGTCACGCGGTGCTTGAGGAGAGAGATAGACCGGCGATGAATCTTCACTTCTCATCTACTTATGCACTCCAAGAAGGGAAGCTCTGTGCTGCCTCTGATGCGGAGAGCTTGATCTACATGCTTTACTTCTGTTGTGGAGGGGACTTGCCTGATTTGGATTCGGTTGAAGGAGCTCTTCAGTGGAGAGAGACCTCTTGGTCTAAGAGGTTGATACAGCAGAAGCTTGGCGATGTCTCGACCATTTTAAAGGCCTTTTCTGATTACGTTGATAGTCTGTGTGGGACGCCGTATCCTTTGGATTGTGACATTTGGTTGAGGAGATTGAAGAGGAATCTTTCGGAAGATCATGGGAAAGATATCGAAACTTCAGGCTAA